In one Desulfocurvus vexinensis DSM 17965 genomic region, the following are encoded:
- a CDS encoding response regulator translates to MATIIVLDDVMDAGVLIKRILERKGHSVEAFTEEEEALAHAKAHAPDLAILDIKLKKMTGVEVLEELKKVSPGTRVIMLTGYPTIETARQCQRLGAADYCVKPIDKDELEDKVGKVLAS, encoded by the coding sequence ATGGCCACGATCATCGTGCTCGACGATGTGATGGACGCAGGCGTGCTCATCAAGCGCATCCTGGAACGCAAGGGGCACAGCGTGGAGGCCTTCACCGAGGAGGAGGAGGCCCTGGCCCACGCCAAGGCCCACGCCCCGGACCTGGCCATCCTGGACATCAAGCTCAAGAAGATGACCGGCGTCGAGGTGCTCGAAGAGCTCAAGAAGGTCTCTCCGGGCACGCGGGTCATCATGCTCACCGGCTATCCGACCATCGAGACCGCGCGCCAGTGCCAGCGCCTGGGCGCGGCGGACTACTGCGTCAAGCCCATCGACAAGGACGAGCTGGAAGACAAGGTCGGCAAGGTCCTGGCCAGCTAG